In Janthinobacterium sp. B9-8, the genomic stretch ACTAATTGCGATTTAGGGTTTTGCTTATAGGATTGATTGTAACCAAATCCAAACTTTTCGCTACCCGTGCCTTCGGCATTTTTATAACGGCTCTCAATTGAGCTGCTGCTAATGGCGGCCATCATGCCGATGCTGCCGCTATCGCTAAATGCTTTTGTTTTACCCGCGATAGCCATCATTCCGCTACGCCCGGTGCCATTGCTTCCCGCTGAAAATTTGCTTCTGAAACCCAATGAGTTGCCCGCAAAGACAACGTCGTCTACACCGATGGTTCGGAAGTTGGCGCTACCTGCTAAAGCATTAATCCCTGCCGAGCCTTTTTCATCCCCCCGAGTAACATCCACGCCCACAATAAAATTAGGATCGATCAGTGCACCAAACTGGCTGCTTGGAACGCTGCCATGTGAAACCTCGGAAGGAGCGCTGCCGTAGTAGTTTTGGCTAACACCATCCACCATGGTATTCACGCGGCCAAAGCCGCTCATGCCTCGGATATTCACGCTGACTGCGCCTTGGCCCGGATCGATTTGGGTATAGGTGCCGGGCATGCTGCGCATGATTTGATCGATCGGCTCAAGCTTGATGTTTTCGCCACGGCTGCTGGTCGAGCCGGGTTTTTCCAGTGCTTCTTGCTCTGGATTGATGGCCGTTGCAGAAATATTCAGCGGATTAAACACCACACTGCCTTCGCTTGCGGCAGGGGCTTCTGCTGCACGGGCTTGTTGGCCGACGATCAGCATGCTGATGGCAATGGCCTGAGCCATGATCTTAACTCTCATTTCTTCCTCTTTTTATAAATACCAGCCTGTGGCTGGCGTATTTCAAATCTGTGTGAGCTGCTGTCATCAGAAAGCGTTTGTTTGCTACGGCGCTAAGGCACGCTGTGCTTGTGCGTCCAGATGCAAAATAAAGCTGTATTCCATTGCGCTATTTTTAAGCTTGCCCAGTTGACCTGATTTTCCGCCGTGGCCTGCATTCATATCGGTAGAGAGCAGCAGCATGGAATCGCCTTGTTTAAGCGCGCGCAGTTTGGCTACCCATTTGGCGGGCTCCCAGTACTGCACTTGCGAGTCGTGCAAGCCGCTGGTCACGAGCAGATGGGGGTAGGGCTGGGCTGTTACGCCGTCGTAGGGGCTGTAGGATTTGATACGCTGGTAATCGGCTTTGAGCTGTGGATTGCCCCATTCTTCATATTCACCCACCGTTAGCGGCAGGCTAGGGTCGAGCATGGTGGTCAGCACATCCACAAAGGGCACTTGAGCAACCACTGCATTAAAAAGCTTGGGCGCTTGGTTGATGCTGGCCGCAACCAGCAGGCCACCGGCGCTGCTGCCCATAGCGTATAAGCGTCCCGGCTGGCCAAAGCCTGCTTTAACTAAGCCTTGGGTGCTGTCGATAAAATCATTAAAGCTATTTTGTTTATTGGCCAGCTTGCCCTGCTGATACCAAGCCTGGCCCAGCTCGCCACCGCCCCTGACATGCACAATGGCAAACACAAAGCCGCGGTCCAGCAGGCTAAGCCTTGCCGGGCTAAACGAGGCATCCATGCTCATGCCGTAAGCGCCATAGCCGTAAACCAGTAGCGGATTTTTTCCCGGCTTAAGCAGCGATTTTTTATAAACCAGAGAAACCGGCACTTTGACGCCATCACGCGCGCTTAGCCATAACCGCTCGCTGCGGTAATCCTGTGCCTGAAAGGCTTTGATTTGCTGCTGCTTTAATAGGCTGCGCTCACCATTTTGCAGATTCCAGGCAAACGTCGAGGTGGGCGTGGTCATGGACGAGTAGCGGTATTGCAGCGTGGTGCTGTCTGGATCGGGATTATTGCCTAGCCACGCCATATAGCTTGGGTCGTCAAAGCTGAGCTCGCGCTGCAATTTGCCATCCCAGCTCAGCTGGCGAATGCGCGATAAGCCCTGATGACGCTCTTTGGTAATCAGCGCGCTGCGAAATACGGCAAAGCTTTCCAATTCGCGCTCTGTATCGGGGGCGATCAGTACTTGCCACGGCTCTTTGGCCGATGCGGTTTGGTAGAGGCCAAACTGCGGGCTTTGATGATTGGCACGCAGATAAAACTGGCCGCGATAATGATCTAAATAATATTCGCGCCCCGTTTGGCGGGCGGCGAATAGCTCAGGAGCAGCGGCAGGCTGATCGGCATTGATCAGCCGCACTTCAGAAGTGGACGTGCTGTTACTGGTGAGCAGGATGTATTGCCGGGAAGACGAGGTCGACAGGCTTAAATAAAAGCCCTCGTCGTCTTCCTGATAAACCAGTTGGTCGCTGCTGGGCTCGCTGCCGTATTGATGGCGATACAGCTGCCAGGCGCGCAGTGTTTGCGGGTGATTGCGCACATAAAACAAGGATTTGCCATCGTTCGCCCATGCCATATTGCCCGAGGTGTTTTCGATTATCTCTTCATTGCCACCGCTGATATTCTGAATGGCAATGCGGTATTGGCGTCGCCCTGTGTAATCTTCGGCAATGGCCATTAGCGGGCTGTGGCGGCTGATTTCCATGCCTGCCATACGGTAATAGCGCTGGCCAGCGGCGCGTAAATTGGCATCCAGTAAAACTTCCCACTCGCTGTTGGTTTGCTGTTTTTTGCGCTGGTAAATAGCGTATTCCTTACCCGCAATTAATTGCTCGCGGTATTGGTAGCCATCCAGCGTGTAAGGCAGGGATTGGTCCTGCCGATTAATCCGCCCTGCCATTTCCTGATAGAGGGTGTCGCGCAGCGCTGCCGCCGGTTCTAGCATCGCTTCGGTATAGCGATTCTCTGCATTTAGATAATCCAGCACCTTAGGCGCTTTGCGCTGATCGTCACGCAACCAGCCATAGTTATCCACACGCTGCTCGCCATGCGCTTGCAAGGTTTGCGGGATTTGCTCGGCCTTGGGCGGGTTAAGCGCGCTAGCAGTTTGTTGGATAAATAAAGCAACAAGCAGGCTGGCGTGTAGCCAGCGCGAGGAGGGCAGATTCATGGGTTTTCCAAGGGAGGATGCGAGCTGGTTTTAGCCAGCGGGCGGGTTGGATTTAATTTTCTAGATCAAAACGAACCGGCAGCGTGATGACAATGGGTGCTAGTTTTGGCGGCAAGGGCAGCGGCTGGGCACGCTCTAAAATTTGCAGTGCTTCACGGTCCAGAATCAGTGCGCCTGATGAGGCAATCAGCTGCTTATTCAGGACTTTTCCCTCTGCCGTTATGGTGAACTTTACCCACGCAGCACCTGCTTGTTTACGCAGCCTTGCATCGCCCGGATAACGCCTGTATTTGCCCAAGTGGCTTAAAACCTGGCTTTGCCAGTTAAGGCTGGCCGCGCTGTTTGATGGCGAATCGCTATTAAACGGGGCCGCAGTTTGGGCCGATTGAATGGCTGCCGGAGCAGGGGCTGCGCTGCTATTGGCGGCGGCTGCCGTGGGAGGCGTTTCGCTGGGCGGCGTTTTATCGGGCACAGGCTTTTGATCGGCAGCAGGGGTGGGCGCAGTGTGCGTTTTCTCCGCCGCTGCAATAATCACTGGCGCCTGTGCGCCGGCCAAAGAGGGAAGCTTTTCTGGCTTGGTACTATTGGGCTTGGCCGGCTTTACCGCGACCGATTGCTGAGCGCCAACCGCCTGTTGCTGCTTAGTGGCCGATGAGCTGATTTGCGGAGCCATCACCAGCATAACGGCGGCAGCAGGCATGGGGCTGGCGAGCAGAGGGACAGGCTGGCGTAGCAGTATAAACAGCAGTATTAGATAGACCGATGAAACGAGTAAGATGCCGGTGCGCCAACGCATGCCGGGCTGAGGGGCTGTGTGCATTACTCGGCCTCACGCCCAACCAGGCCTACTTTTAAATAGCCTGCTTTGCGCAGCGCATCCATCACGGCGAGTACATCTTCGTATTGCGCTTGCTTATCAGCCTGAAAAAACAGCGTGGTTTGCTTATCTGCACCGGTTTGGCTATCTAGCTGCCCGGCAAGCTGGGTAAGTGAAACCGCTTGCTCTGCAAGATAAAGGCTTTTATCGGCTTTAAGCGAAATAAACACCGGTTTTTCTGGCCGGGGCTCGGGCGCAGCGCTGGCCGCTGGTAAGTCGATTTTGAGATCGACCGTAGCCAGTGGCGACACCACCATAAAAATAATCAGCAGCACCAGCATCACATCAATAAAGGGCGTGACATTGATCTCGTGCACTTCGCTGATTTCATCGTTTTCAGAAGCAAAGAAAGCACCCATGGTTTAATCCTTTGCTTTGGATGAACTGCCGATTTCCAGGCGCTGCGGCACATCCAGATCACGGCTTAGCATCAGCAAAATTTGTGCAGAAGCATCTTTAAGCAATGCTTTGTAATGATTAATGCCTCGGCTGAATAGATTATAAATAATCACGGCAGGGATCGCCGCTACCAGCCCGGCCGCCGTGGCCAGCAGTGCTTCGGCAATACCTGGTGCTACGGTGGCAAGATTGGTGCTTTTGCTGGCCGCAATGCCGATAAAGCTATTCATAATTCCCCATACCGTGCCAAACAGACCCACAAAAGGTGCGACCGAGCCTATGGTGGCCAAGAGGCCAATGCCTTGCGTCATTTGGCGGGCTTTTTGCGCCATGATCTGTTCCTGACGAAATCCTGCCCGCTCTTTTAAGGTTTGCGTGGCCGCGCCTTGATGGGAAAGCGCTAGTTCTTCCTGCACATCATTGAGTAAAAGCTGTGCCAAAGCTTGCTTAGGAGCCGTGGCCGTGCGGGCAATGGCATCGGCTAAAGAGACAGATTGCCTGAGCAAGGCAATGGCGCGATCTGCTTCTTTTTGTGCATAAAACAGCGCCGAGCCTTTAACTAAAAGCACCACCCAAGTGGCGAGCGAGGCCAAAATTAGCCCGATCAATACGCTTTTAACCACATGGTCGGCAGCATAAAACATCCCCAGTGGCGACATATCCGCAGGCAGCAAGGCCGTGAGTGGCGCACTGGCCGGAGCGGCAGCGATTGCGGTGTGGCTAATCAACAATGCTGTAATGCAGGCGATGCTTTTAATGAACGCTGGTAATGGGTTTTGCGTAATAATCATCTGGTTTTATGCTTATGGAATGGTTGGTAAAAGCCAAGGATGTAGGGGCTTAAAGTGCCTGCTGCCAAGATTACATACGTGTAGGGCGGGTTTCATCCGCCCTAAGCCCCTAAGTATCTACACAACTTTAGGCTTCACTTCAGTGCTGCAGCTTCCCCCTTTGTTAAAGGGGGATTGAGGGGGATTTGCCTTTGAATTAGCTGCTGCCTTTTTGTAATGATATGCAGTGCCAAATCCCCCCT encodes the following:
- the exbD gene encoding TonB system transport protein ExbD, which gives rise to MGAFFASENDEISEVHEINVTPFIDVMLVLLIIFMVVSPLATVDLKIDLPAASAAPEPRPEKPVFISLKADKSLYLAEQAVSLTQLAGQLDSQTGADKQTTLFFQADKQAQYEDVLAVMDALRKAGYLKVGLVGREAE
- a CDS encoding energy transducer TonB; this encodes MHTAPQPGMRWRTGILLVSSVYLILLFILLRQPVPLLASPMPAAAVMLVMAPQISSSATKQQQAVGAQQSVAVKPAKPNSTKPEKLPSLAGAQAPVIIAAAEKTHTAPTPAADQKPVPDKTPPSETPPTAAAANSSAAPAPAAIQSAQTAAPFNSDSPSNSAASLNWQSQVLSHLGKYRRYPGDARLRKQAGAAWVKFTITAEGKVLNKQLIASSGALILDREALQILERAQPLPLPPKLAPIVITLPVRFDLEN
- the exbB gene encoding tonB-system energizer ExbB, whose product is MIITQNPLPAFIKSIACITALLISHTAIAAAPASAPLTALLPADMSPLGMFYAADHVVKSVLIGLILASLATWVVLLVKGSALFYAQKEADRAIALLRQSVSLADAIARTATAPKQALAQLLLNDVQEELALSHQGAATQTLKERAGFRQEQIMAQKARQMTQGIGLLATIGSVAPFVGLFGTVWGIMNSFIGIAASKSTNLATVAPGIAEALLATAAGLVAAIPAVIIYNLFSRGINHYKALLKDASAQILLMLSRDLDVPQRLEIGSSSKAKD
- a CDS encoding S9 family peptidase — translated: MNLPSSRWLHASLLVALFIQQTASALNPPKAEQIPQTLQAHGEQRVDNYGWLRDDQRKAPKVLDYLNAENRYTEAMLEPAAALRDTLYQEMAGRINRQDQSLPYTLDGYQYREQLIAGKEYAIYQRKKQQTNSEWEVLLDANLRAAGQRYYRMAGMEISRHSPLMAIAEDYTGRRQYRIAIQNISGGNEEIIENTSGNMAWANDGKSLFYVRNHPQTLRAWQLYRHQYGSEPSSDQLVYQEDDEGFYLSLSTSSSRQYILLTSNSTSTSEVRLINADQPAAAPELFAARQTGREYYLDHYRGQFYLRANHQSPQFGLYQTASAKEPWQVLIAPDTERELESFAVFRSALITKERHQGLSRIRQLSWDGKLQRELSFDDPSYMAWLGNNPDPDSTTLQYRYSSMTTPTSTFAWNLQNGERSLLKQQQIKAFQAQDYRSERLWLSARDGVKVPVSLVYKKSLLKPGKNPLLVYGYGAYGMSMDASFSPARLSLLDRGFVFAIVHVRGGGELGQAWYQQGKLANKQNSFNDFIDSTQGLVKAGFGQPGRLYAMGSSAGGLLVAASINQAPKLFNAVVAQVPFVDVLTTMLDPSLPLTVGEYEEWGNPQLKADYQRIKSYSPYDGVTAQPYPHLLVTSGLHDSQVQYWEPAKWVAKLRALKQGDSMLLLSTDMNAGHGGKSGQLGKLKNSAMEYSFILHLDAQAQRALAP